From the genome of Silurus meridionalis isolate SWU-2019-XX chromosome 20, ASM1480568v1, whole genome shotgun sequence, one region includes:
- the tpgs1 gene encoding tubulin polyglutamylase complex subunit 1, translating to MAEKRRSGSAAEPKAVKAESDEEFLCQAGVGSQLRAALLKLVEARPEDPIGFLAEHFTNEASETESVGGGDAGDGDGDALEEQQMNKALWHLRLAHHSQRSAFNNNIRVAYDLLSRCGSARRVPGGVQGRLYTEMLRCVCSDSGLLDAAAATLLHHLQCHDYEAVPFELFRQAVLTCTSFSEYIRRARCLYAAVACPSDRPAERGLCDAVLNALREALDTSHGPDASRYLEASAKISPTELARAMAETRGASREREGPGMDMREFEDAAAGLFLARVRVVH from the exons ATGGCGGAAAAGAGGCGCTCAGGTTCAGCTGCGGAGCCCAAAGCAGTCAAAGCCGAGAGCGATGAGGAGTTCCTGTGTCAGGCCGGAGTGGGATCGCAGCTCCGGGCCGCGCTGCTGAAGCTGGTGGAGGCCCGACCTGAGGATCCGATAGGATTCCTGGCTGAGCATTTCACTAACGAGGCGTCGGAGACTGAGAGCGTTGGAGGAGGTGATGCAGGAGATGGTGATGGAGATGCGCTGGAGGAGCAGCAGATGAACAAAGCGCTGTGGCATCTCAGATTAGCGCATCACTCACAGAG ATCTGCCTTCAACAACAACATCCGTGTGGCATATGATCTGCTAAGCCGGTGCGGCTCGGCCCGGCGCGTCCCCGGTGGAGTCCAGGGCCGACTCTACACTGAGATGCTGCGGTGCGTGTGTAGTGACAGCGGCCTGTTGGACGCAGCGGCTGCCACGCTCTTGCATCACCTGCAGTGCCATGATTACGAGGCGGTGCCCTTTGAGCTGTTTCGGCAGGCTGTGCTGACGTGCACGTCGTTTTCCGAGTACATACGCAGAGCACGGTGCCTGTATGCTGCAGTGGCGTGTCCTTCTGACCGGCCTGCCGAGCGTGGATTATGTGATGCTGTCCTCAACGCTCTGCGAGAGGCTCTGGACACCTCCCACGGGCCTGATGCCTCACGTTACCTCGAGGCCAGTGCCAAGATCTCACCCACTGAGCTGGCGCGGGCCATGGCCGAGACCCGAGGTGCTAGCAGGGAGCGGGAAGGGCCGGGCATGGACATGCGTGAGTTTGAGGACGCCGCCGCAGGACTCTTTTTAGCCAGGGTGCGAGTGGTACACTGA
- the LOC124403450 gene encoding inositol-3-phosphate synthase 1-A-like, producing MAEKIRIKSPNVHYTEKFIESRYSYQTTSVTQDGDTYTVTPHSTECMFHTERHVPKLGVMLAGWGGNNGSTVTAAVLANKLGLTWKTKTGVKSANYYGSLLQSSTVSLGTGPKGEIFVPFRDLLPMVHPNDIVFDGWDISSMDLGHAMERAQVLDWSLQEMLRPHMSHLKPRPSIYIPDYIAANQEHRADNVLTGTMAEQMEQIRRDIRDFKEKSGVDKVIVLWTANTERFSDVMTGVNDTAKNLLTTIKNGGDVSPSTLFAVASILEGCAYINGSPQNTFVPGAVELAVQQGVFIGGDDFKSGQTKIKSVLVDFLVSAGIKPASIVSYNHLGNNDGMNLSAPQQFRSKEISKSNVVDDMVESNTVLYRPGEKPDHCVVIKYVPYVGDSKRAMDEYTSEIMMGGTNTIALHNTCEDSLLASPIILDLVILTELCQRITFRTQQDSSFQSFHSVLSILSFLCKAPIVPPGAPVVNSFFRQRACIENVMRACLGLPPQNHMQLEYKMQKSFKVCQATKLHSPVATTENIITKAYHCIECNGAIDQKNVER from the exons ATGGCTGAGAAAATCCGCATCAAAAGCCCCAATGTTCACTACACTGAGAAGTTCATCGAGTCCCGGTACTCGTACCAGACCACTTCAGTGACCCAGGATGGAGACACGTACACG GTGACACCCCACAGTACTGAGTGTATGTTCCACACAGAGCGTCATGTGCCTAAGCTTGGGGTCATGCTCGCGGGCTGGGGAGGAAACAACGGCAGCACCGTCACCGCCGCTGTGCTGGCCAATAAGCTTGGCTTGACCTGGAAAACCAAGACTGGTGTCAAG agCGCCAATTACTATGGTTCGTTGCTGCAGTCCTCCACTGTGTCTCTGGGCACAGGGCCAAAGGGGGAGATCTTTGTGCCATTCAGAGACCTGCTGCCAATGGTGCACCCGAATGACATCGTATTTGATG GTTGGGATATTTCCTCTATGGATCTTGGTCATGCTATGGAGCGTGCTCAGGTTCTGGACTGGAGCCTTCAGGAGATGCTTCGTCCCCACATGAGCCATCTTAAACCAAGGCCCTCTATTTACATCCCGGATTACATTGCCGCCAACCAGGAGCACAGGGCAGACAACGTCCTCACGGGAACCATGGCAGAGCAG ATGGAACAAATCCGCAGAGACATCCGTGACTTCAAAGAGAAGAGCGGCGTGGATAAAGTCATAGTACTGTGGActgcaaacacagagagattCTCGGATGTCATGACTGGTGTCAATGACACTGCCAAGAACCTTCTCACTACCATTAAG AATGGAGGAGATGTATCTCCATCCACTCTGTTTGCAGTGGCTAGTATTCTCGAGGGTTGTGCCTACATCAACGGCTCTCCTCAAAACACATTTGTACCCGGAGCTGTGGAACTGGCCGTCCAGCAAGGGGTCTTCATAGGAGGAGACGACTTCAAGTCAGGCCAGACGAAAATAAAGTCAGTTCTGGTGGATTTTCTAGTTAGTGCTGGAATCAAG CCGGCCTCCATTGTAAGCTACAATCACCTTGGAAACAACGATGGCATGAACCTATCTGCCCCACAGCAGTTCAGATCTAAAGAAATTTCCAAAAGCAACGTGGTGGACGACATGGTGGAGTCCAATACAGTGCTCTACAGGCCAGGAGAGAAACCCGACCACTGT GTGGTCATTAAGTACGTCCCCTATGTGGGAGACAGCAAACGTGCAATGGATGAATACACTTCAGAGATCATGATGGGTGGCACGAACACAATCGCTCTCCACAATACATGCGAG GACTCCCTGCTGGCCAGTCCTATCATTCTGGACCTGGTCATTCTGACCGAGCTGTGTCAACGCATCACGTTCCGCACACAACAGGACTCATCCTTCCAGTCCTTCCACAGTGTTCTATCTATACTCAGTTTTCTCTGCAAGGCACCAATTGTACCACCCGGGGCACCGGTGGTCAACTCTTTTTTCCGCCAGCGAGCCTGCATCGAAAATGTCATGAG GGCTTGCCTCGGTCTTCCTCCTCAGAACCACATGCAGCTCGAGTACAAGATGCAGAAAAGCTTCAAGGTTTGTCAAGCCACGAAGCTTCACAGCCCAGTAGCCACAACAGAGAACATCATCACCAAAGCGTACCATTGCATTGAGTGTAATGGAGCCATTGACCAGAAGAATgtagagagataa
- the LOC124403390 gene encoding ankyrin repeat domain-containing protein 34B translates to MAERQNYLEDGSPLIKAAELGKMRLVRLLVEGGAQVNERNQRGDTPLLASCRALRADQSGNTTSLKLIHFLLQHHADPNAQDKFGRTPLMYACMERAGAEVAAALISAGADPSMEDYAGGSALVYSINARDQETIRVLLDACRAKGRDIIIISTDLSTGDATVSQRYLNVPPSPDTSPVACMSPSDIELKTGSPNSETEAEGFFNFRASGRRGSRAASPLLLEPEQSDRQRLNSEPWLTIHNLAHLSRTYEERIAKGAVQEEEDKEVKHSNLPPKVDPSSSSTAANLKPGRTFCRNHTENLGAPTEAHLNNRRNTLPALPGQNLLQLPTLSLNLSSSDTHLHDQPSTITLPPVPTSKNFHHSTINTSTCSLAPPAAQCGFNTMRKWKPQEHLCLKPQARNTTILPPLSVNCTANTFTQSCGDEESTANTEETQDHRQEGTRGKRFPRRHSIQLEQIKQDGGTDEILFIL, encoded by the coding sequence ATGGCTGAGCGGCAGAACTACCTGGAGGACGGAAGCCCTCTTATCAAGGCAGCCGAATTAGGCAAGATGCGTCTGGTTCGGCTGCTGGTGGAAGGAGGCGCGCAAGTCAACGAGCGCAACCAACGTGGTGATACGCCTCTTCTAGCCTCATGCCGAGCACTGAGGGCCGACCAGTCTGGAAACACTACCTCTCTAAAGCTCATCCATTTCCTTCTCCAGCACCATGCTGATCCCAACGCCCAGGACAAGTTTGGACGCACACCCCTCATGTACGCTTGTATGGAGCGGGCAGGTGCTGAGGTGGCTGCAGCTCTGATTTCTGCTGGCGCTGACCCTAGCATGGAGGACTACGCTGGAGGTTCTGCGCTGGTCTACAGCATCAACGCCCGTGATCAGGAGACCATCCGTGTGCTGCTTGATGCTTGTAGGGCTAAAGGGCGTGACATCATAATCATCTCCACAGATCTAAGCACAGGTGATGCCACTGTTAGCCAACGCTATCTAAACGTGCCCCCTTCGCCCGACACCTCACCTGTCGCATGCATGTCACCTTCTGACATCGAGCTCAAGACAGGCTCACCGAATTCTGAGACTGAGGCAGAGGGGTTCTTCAATTTCAGAGCTTCGGGAAGGAGAGGAAGCAGAGCGGCGTCGCCTCTACTTCTAGAGCCAGAGCAGTCAGATCGCCAGCGGCTGAATTCTGAACCCTGGCTAACCATTCACAACTTGGCACACCTTAGTCGCACCTATGAAGAAAGGATTGCAAAGGGAGCTgtgcaggaagaagaggataAGGAGGTGAAGCACAGCAACCTTCCTCCGAAAGTGGATCCGAGCAGCTCCTCCACAGCTGCTAATCTCAAACCCGGGCGAACGTTTTGCAGGAACCACACCGAGAACTTGGGTGCACCAACTGAAGCGCATCTAAACAATCGACGGAACACTCTTCCTGCTCTTCCTGGACAGAATTTACTTCAGCTTCCCACCTTATCACTCAATTTATCCAGCTCAGACACACACCTACATGACCAGCCAAGCACTATAACACTACCACCAGTTCCTACCAGTAAAAACTTCCACCATTCCACTATCAACACCAGCACCTGCTCTCTGGCACCTCCAGCTGCTCAGTGCGGATTTAACACCATGAGAAAATGGAAACCACAGGAGCATTTATGTTTAAAGCCCCAGGCACGCAATACCACCATCCTGCCTCCTCTCTCAGTCAACTGCACTGcgaacacattcacacaatccTGTGGTGATGAGGAAAGCACTGCAAACACAGAAGAGACCCAAGACCATAGACAGGAAGGCACAAGGGGCAAGAGATTTCCACGTCGCCACTCCATTCAGCTCGAGCAGATAAAACAGGATGGTGGGACTGACGAGATCCTCTTCATCTTGTGA
- the si:dkeyp-68b7.7 gene encoding zinc finger and SCAN domain-containing protein 21, giving the protein MAAAVLQTRISAILDVLTKAAVAEISQLIQDDSAVYHREMKRREDEIDGLKKRLQVTEKELKKVQATVLSKCSVGVQVEMLAADVIPGRKEAVPMNQVETLKDEKPNLHDKPLPSSHHLAKESRSLPEVRGEKLRDPRHEEEEFSSLEFEMKIEQVEELVDQELSLERADYSMADPSVSSEHKTDPRGAHLWPSMEDDAANEFSVPDGCMVLEQYEQIPTDQSLAQVMKEPLNVHLHNGSNKHVDSFGSPHVREMQFESNVPKNSEYGQIRDGMGHVKASRLLNSNKNRHVFGAVPRSHGHLPTSSFSMPDMVPVRQTTQTSHVGSKPFRCEECGKGFTQRMRLITHKRIHTGEKPYHCQLCGKMFSRQDNCLRHVRLHSVQGW; this is encoded by the exons ATGGCTGCTGCGGTGCTGCAGACGCGAATAAGCGCCATATTGGACGTGTTAACGAAGGCAGCCGTGGCGGAGATCAGCCAGCTCATTCAGGACGACAGCGCCGTGTATCACCGCGAGATGAAACGGAGGGAGGACGAGATCGATGGACTGAAGAAGCGTCTCCAGGTCACCGAGAAAGAGCTGAAGAAAGTGCAGGCGACCGTGTTATCCAAGTGTTCAGTCGGGGTTCAGGTGGAAATGCTGGCTGCAG ATGTAATCCCAGGCAGAAAAGAAGCGGTCCCCATGAACCAGGTGGAAACATTGAAAGATGAGAAACCGAACCTACATGACAAACCGCTCCCGTCTTCTCACCACCTCGCGAAAGAGTCCAGAAGTCTGCCAGAGGTCCGAGGGGAGAAGCTCCGGGATCCGaggcatgaggaagaggagttcagcAGCCTGGAGTTTGAGATGAAAATTGAGCAAGTGGAAGAGCTGGTGGATCAGGAGCTGAGCCTCGAGCGAGCAGATTACAGCATGGCAGACCCGAGCGTGAGTTCGGAGCACAAAACGGACCCGAGAGGCGCGCATCTCTGGCCGTCCATGGAAGACGACGCGGCGAATGAGTTCTCCGTCCCTGACGGCTGTATGGTGTTAGAGCAGTATGAACAGATTCCCACAGACCAAAGTCTGGCCCAGGTGATGAAGGAGCCGCTCAACGTGCATCTTCACAACGGGTCCAACAAACACGTCGATTCGTTTGGTTCGCCGCACGTCCGCGAGATGCAGTTTGAGAGCAACGTTCCGAAAAACTCTGAGTATGGACAGATTAGGGACGGTATGGGTCACGTCAAAGCATCGAGGCTATTAAATAGCAACAAGAACAGACACGTGTTCGGAGCAGTGCCGCGCTCACATGGACATTTACCCACCAGTTCTTTCTCAATGCCCGACATGGTTCCTGTGCGCCAAACCACTCAGACCAGCCATGTCGGGTCGAAACCCTTTCGTTGTGAGGAATGTGGTAAAGGATTTACCCAGAGAATGAGACTGATCACTCACAAGCGCATACACACGGGTGAGAAGCCTTACCACTGCCAGCTCTGTGGCAAGATGTTTTCCAGGCAGGATAACTGCCTCAGGCATGTACGTCTACACAGCGTACAAGGGTGGTAA
- the si:dkeyp-68b7.5 gene encoding zinc finger protein 420 isoform X1, translating into MSVDIHSQLASIIERFAKGALVEMTRIIDKDSALLRAEIARRQMDVEALLCKLQYAESELRSARQAAATRQSAPNRRSVAVQVTISAALQGKVDPEVWGSSKNPEWIIFLDCKETHTNVHLDDTSVHSSDSKPEERAELFQVKEERTELKPWDNADEIEETRVCWEEEQNASNTSGEGLNEAKPGVIWDSADLEDFTMRPEATQDTTNTVPEPHSTNTSPNSREDNATQYQYQQSTECDFVQQRPNRFTNANTAALPPISEQRVDGAGEKSSRCDQCGKTFTTRFYLKIHQRIHTGERPYTCLQCGKRFYCNSHLISHQRCHTGEKPYSCEECGKSYSHLNSLKLHQRSHNEEEICNYW; encoded by the exons ATGTCTGTCGATATCCACTCCCAGTTAGCGTCCATAATAGAAAGGTTTGCGAAGGGAGCGTTGGTAGAGATGACCAGAATCATAGATAAGGACTCGGCGCTTTTACGAGCGGAGATCGCGCGGAGGCAGATGGATGTCGAGGCGCTTTTGTGCAAGCTGCAGTACGCGGAAAGTGAGCTGAGGTCTGCGCGTCAGGCTGCTGCTACCCGCCAGTCTGCTCCCAACCGCCGCTCCGTGGCTGTACAAGTTACCATCTCGGCTGCCCTGCAAGGTAAAGTCGATCCTGAAGTCTGGGGGTCATCAAAGAACCCCGAGTGGATCATCTTTCTGG ACTGTAAGGAAACGCACACAAACGTGCACTTGGATGATACTTCTGTGCATTCTTCCGACTCGAAG CCAGAGGAAAGAGCCGAATTGTTTCAGGTGAAGGAGGAGAGGACCGAGCTGAAGCCATGGGACAATGCAGATG AGATAGAGGAGACTCGTGTTTGCTGGGAGGAGGAGCAAAATGCATCCAATACATCGGGAGAAG GTCTTAATGAAGCCAAACCCGGTGTTATTTGGGACTCGGCCGATCTAGAAGACTTCACCATGAGACCCGAGGCAACACAAGACACCACTAATACAGTTCCTGAACCTCACAGCACAAATACATCCCCAAACTCAAGAGAGGATAACGCCACTCAATATCAGTATCAGCAAAGCACAGAATGTGATTTCGTTCAGCAAAGACCCAATCGGTTTACGAATGCTAACACCGCAGCGCTTCCTCCAATCAGTGAGCAGAGGGTTGATGGGGCGGGGGAGAAGAGTTCACGGTGCGATCAGTGCGGTAAAACTTTCACCACGCGCTTTTACTTGAAAATCCATCAGCGCATCCACACGGGCGAGAGGCCCTACACCTGCCTACAGTGTGGCAAGCGCTTCTACTGCAACTCTCACCTCATTTCACATCAGCGCTGCCACACGGGAGAGAAGCCCTACAGCTGCGAGGAGTGCGGCAAGTCGTACTCCCATTTAAACTCTCTGAAACTGCACCAGCGAAGCCACAACGAGGAGGAGATCTGCAACTACTGGTGA
- the si:dkeyp-68b7.5 gene encoding zinc finger protein 420 isoform X2 — protein sequence MSVDIHSQLASIIERFAKGALVEMTRIIDKDSALLRAEIARRQMDVEALLCKLQYAESELRSARQAAATRQSAPNRRSVAVQVTISAALQDCKETHTNVHLDDTSVHSSDSKPEERAELFQVKEERTELKPWDNADEIEETRVCWEEEQNASNTSGEGLNEAKPGVIWDSADLEDFTMRPEATQDTTNTVPEPHSTNTSPNSREDNATQYQYQQSTECDFVQQRPNRFTNANTAALPPISEQRVDGAGEKSSRCDQCGKTFTTRFYLKIHQRIHTGERPYTCLQCGKRFYCNSHLISHQRCHTGEKPYSCEECGKSYSHLNSLKLHQRSHNEEEICNYW from the exons ATGTCTGTCGATATCCACTCCCAGTTAGCGTCCATAATAGAAAGGTTTGCGAAGGGAGCGTTGGTAGAGATGACCAGAATCATAGATAAGGACTCGGCGCTTTTACGAGCGGAGATCGCGCGGAGGCAGATGGATGTCGAGGCGCTTTTGTGCAAGCTGCAGTACGCGGAAAGTGAGCTGAGGTCTGCGCGTCAGGCTGCTGCTACCCGCCAGTCTGCTCCCAACCGCCGCTCCGTGGCTGTACAAGTTACCATCTCGGCTGCCCTGCAAG ACTGTAAGGAAACGCACACAAACGTGCACTTGGATGATACTTCTGTGCATTCTTCCGACTCGAAG CCAGAGGAAAGAGCCGAATTGTTTCAGGTGAAGGAGGAGAGGACCGAGCTGAAGCCATGGGACAATGCAGATG AGATAGAGGAGACTCGTGTTTGCTGGGAGGAGGAGCAAAATGCATCCAATACATCGGGAGAAG GTCTTAATGAAGCCAAACCCGGTGTTATTTGGGACTCGGCCGATCTAGAAGACTTCACCATGAGACCCGAGGCAACACAAGACACCACTAATACAGTTCCTGAACCTCACAGCACAAATACATCCCCAAACTCAAGAGAGGATAACGCCACTCAATATCAGTATCAGCAAAGCACAGAATGTGATTTCGTTCAGCAAAGACCCAATCGGTTTACGAATGCTAACACCGCAGCGCTTCCTCCAATCAGTGAGCAGAGGGTTGATGGGGCGGGGGAGAAGAGTTCACGGTGCGATCAGTGCGGTAAAACTTTCACCACGCGCTTTTACTTGAAAATCCATCAGCGCATCCACACGGGCGAGAGGCCCTACACCTGCCTACAGTGTGGCAAGCGCTTCTACTGCAACTCTCACCTCATTTCACATCAGCGCTGCCACACGGGAGAGAAGCCCTACAGCTGCGAGGAGTGCGGCAAGTCGTACTCCCATTTAAACTCTCTGAAACTGCACCAGCGAAGCCACAACGAGGAGGAGATCTGCAACTACTGGTGA